The Paenibacillus mucilaginosus 3016 genome includes the window CTTCCTGAGCGGTTCAGGTGTCTTCGGCGTTCCCTTGGCTGCGGAACTCGCTGGGGGCGATCCCCGTCCACCGCTTGAACTGCCGGCTGAAGTGGGCATTGGTTTTGTACCCGAGCATCATGGCGATATGATCGATGGATAAGTCCGTCTGCAGCAGCAATCGCCGGGCTTCGTTCAGGAACGTGTCGGACATGAACCTGCGCGGGGCCTTCCCGTACACCTGGTGAAAGATGCGGTTGACCTGCGAAGGGCTCAAGCCCAGCGATTTGGCGATGTCCTGGATCCAGGTCCGCTCGCTCCCCTGCATCGGCCCATGAAGCAGAAGGTATCTAACCGAATCTTCGATCTGTTCGGCGATCCGGCGGGCCAGCATTTCTTTGCGGGACAAGGCTATGGCGTCGGTCTGGGACAGCTGGTCGACCAAAGCGCCGAGCAGCTCGAAGACGGCGGCATGGACCTTCATCTGCCCGGACGCGGGCAGCGGGCTCTTCATATGCTCGATCGCCAGGCGGTACAGCGCCGATAAGGCAGGGGTCAGTCCCTGGACCAAGGAAGAGGCCGCGGGATAATAGCTGTCCTTGTACCGGTTGAGCTCCCGGGACAAGGTCGTATCTTGTAAGCTGAAATGAACGGAGAAGTAGGCAAAGCCCTCCGGGCCGGCACTTTTGCAGAAATGCGTCATTCCCGGGCGGATGAACAGCAGGTCACCCCGGGACTGGGGGTAGGTTTGTCCGTTGATCACCATCTCCATATCCCCGTCGACCATCCAGTGGATCTCATACATGGGATGCTCGTGGGATGGGTAAGTCCATCCGGCCTCGGCTCTGCGTGCATGAAGGCCCATCAGCTGAAAGGACATGCGGACATCGGGAAGGCGGCCCAGGTAGACCGCTGCGGAAGCTTCGGACACGGCGAATACCCTCCTTGGTTGGGAGCTGCGAATAGTTCTGATTCGATTATAGCCTCATCCGGCAGGAAAAGGAATGCGTGAAAAGGGTAAGTGCGGTAAGAGATTAGCGCATCGTCAATGCTCACGGGATGGTGGTATGGTAGGAGTATCAAACCATCGAAATGGGGGACGACCGACAATGAGAGTGATTCGGTTTCGGGATGGAGGGCAGGTGAAGCTTGCGGCTGTGACGGATGAGGAAAGGGCCTATCTGCTGCCGCAGGAGGATGTGATGGCCCTGATTCATGAGGCCGGGGAGCGGGGCCTGACACCGCTCCGTCTTGTTGAAAGCGCTGTAAAGCCGGAGAACGAGCTGCCCGAAGCCTGGACTGCGCTGGAACTGCTGACCCCCTTGGACGCGCCGGAGGTATGGGCCGCCGGGGTGACTTACCAGCGCAGCCGGGAAGCACGGAACTATGAGGCGACGGGTGGCCGGCTGGATGCGCAGACGTTCTATGACAAGGTCTATGACGCGGTGAGACCCGAGATTTTCTTCAAATCGACGGCCGCCCGCACCGTGGGCCCCAACCAGCCGGTGACGCTGCGCCGTGATTCCTCGTGGCAGATCCCTGAGCCGGAGCTTGGTCTGGTGCTGGCGAGGGACGGGTCCATCGTAGGCTATACGGCGGGCAACGACATGAGCTGCCGCGATATCGAAGGGGAGAACCCGCTTTATCTGCCCCAGGCCAAAATATGGCGCCGTTCCTGCTCCCTTGGGCCGGCGGTCCGGCTGGCGGAGACGGTGGCGGACCCGTACGATCTGCGGATCGCCTGCCGGATCTACCGTGAAGACCGGCTGGTGGTGGAGGGGACGGCGAGCACAGGCCAATTGAACCGCAGATTGGATGAGCTGGTCTCCTTCCTGGCGGCCGACAACGAACTGTTTGACGGCACGGTGCTCTTGACGGGCACGTGCATCGTGCCGCCGGACGAATTTACGCTGGCACCGGGGGACCGCATCGAGATTTCCATCGACGGGATCGGGACGCTGGTGAATGGCGTCACGGCGAATTAGACATAGGGAGGAAGGATCCACATGACGGCTTTTCAAGGAGAACAAGTGTATCGCAATTATATCCAAGGCGAATGGACGGCGGCTTCGACCGGAAGAACGGTGCCCAGTCTCAATCCGGCGAACCGGCAGGAGGTCGTGGGCTATGTGCCGGACTCTGCGTCGGAGGATGTGGACCGTGCCGTCGCGGCCGCCCAGGCGGCTTCACGAGCGTGGCGCCGGCTGTCGGGGGCGGAGCGCGGCAGTGTACTGCACCGTGCGGCCAACGTGCTGGAGCGGCGGGCCGATGAGATCGCCGAGACGATGACGAGGGAGATGGGCAAGACGCTGGCGGAGGCCAAAGGAGAGACGCTGCGCGGCGTGGCCATCCTGCGCTATTACGCGGGAGAGGGGATGCGGAGCATCGGGGAGGTCATCCCTTCGACGGACAGCGAAGCGCTTCTGTTCACCACCCGTGTTCCTCTGGGCGTGGTGGGCGTGATCTCGCCCTGGAATTTCCCGGTGGCGATTCCCTTGTGGAAGACGGCACCGGCTCTGGTATACGGCAATACGGTGGTGCTGAAGCCGGCACAGGAAACGGCGGTGACGGCCGCCAAAGTGACGGAATGCTTCGCCGAGGCGGGGATTCCGGCGGGGGTTCTGAATCTGGTATGCGGCAGCGGCTCGGTGATCGGACCGGCGCTCGCGGAGCATCCGGGCGTGAACGGGATTACCTTCACAGGCTC containing:
- a CDS encoding helix-turn-helix domain-containing protein, with amino-acid sequence MSEASAAVYLGRLPDVRMSFQLMGLHARRAEAGWTYPSHEHPMYEIHWMVDGDMEMVINGQTYPQSRGDLLFIRPGMTHFCKSAGPEGFAYFSVHFSLQDTTLSRELNRYKDSYYPAASSLVQGLTPALSALYRLAIEHMKSPLPASGQMKVHAAVFELLGALVDQLSQTDAIALSRKEMLARRIAEQIEDSVRYLLLHGPMQGSERTWIQDIAKSLGLSPSQVNRIFHQVYGKAPRRFMSDTFLNEARRLLLQTDLSIDHIAMMLGYKTNAHFSRQFKRWTGIAPSEFRSQGNAEDT
- a CDS encoding fumarylacetoacetate hydrolase family protein; translated protein: MRVIRFRDGGQVKLAAVTDEERAYLLPQEDVMALIHEAGERGLTPLRLVESAVKPENELPEAWTALELLTPLDAPEVWAAGVTYQRSREARNYEATGGRLDAQTFYDKVYDAVRPEIFFKSTAARTVGPNQPVTLRRDSSWQIPEPELGLVLARDGSIVGYTAGNDMSCRDIEGENPLYLPQAKIWRRSCSLGPAVRLAETVADPYDLRIACRIYREDRLVVEGTASTGQLNRRLDELVSFLAADNELFDGTVLLTGTCIVPPDEFTLAPGDRIEISIDGIGTLVNGVTAN